A part of Paenibacillus donghaensis genomic DNA contains:
- the dhaK gene encoding dihydroxyacetone kinase subunit DhaK yields the protein MKKIINSPENIVLEMCNGMVQAHPELTFLQKYKVIMKRELNADKVSLISGGGSGHEPAHAGYIGKGMLDAAVCGDIFASPSQIQVYQALKATASSKGTLMIIKNYSGDMMNFKNAAYLAQEDGIQVEYVRVDDDISVKDSLYTVGRRGVAGTVFVHKIAGAAAEQGRSLQEVKAAAEQAAANVRSIGFALTSSTVPAKGTPTFELPADELEYGVGIHGEPGIRREKLVSADTLAQRMVEALLADLGIVDGQPSEIALMVNGFGGTPLQELYLLNNSVNRELAKRPGIKLCRTFVGNYMTSIDMAGASLTVLKLDEELKGLLYQESDTPAFKVAAGAAESAEFVEVIDEAKATDAPVSHAVQTPEAYAVIQGNRFSLDNMVYLIDKMSEIVIENEVPFCELDSQAGDGDFGMSIAKGFRQLKRELPHILEEGKTDIGSFLDACSLVIMEYCGGASGPIWGSAFRSAAKAVGDKTELSQADFAVMLQAAVQGIQSTGERSFGRGAVVGDKTLIDALAPCADAWEQSAQEGVDFHTALARGAAAAVEGAKQTETIVARMGRAGAVGERSLGYPDAGAYALGVIFTQLAEHMKGAE from the coding sequence ATGAAGAAAATCATTAACTCTCCTGAGAACATCGTGCTTGAAATGTGCAATGGCATGGTGCAGGCGCATCCCGAGCTGACCTTTCTGCAGAAATATAAAGTGATCATGAAGCGGGAGCTTAACGCGGATAAGGTCAGCCTGATCAGCGGCGGCGGCAGCGGGCATGAGCCGGCACATGCGGGTTATATCGGCAAAGGCATGCTGGACGCGGCGGTGTGCGGAGATATTTTTGCCTCTCCTTCCCAGATTCAGGTGTATCAGGCGCTTAAGGCCACCGCAAGCTCCAAGGGCACCTTGATGATTATCAAGAATTACAGCGGCGATATGATGAACTTCAAGAATGCGGCTTATCTGGCGCAGGAAGACGGAATCCAGGTGGAGTATGTGCGGGTGGATGACGACATTTCGGTGAAGGACAGCTTGTATACAGTGGGACGCCGCGGTGTGGCCGGAACGGTGTTCGTGCATAAAATCGCCGGCGCGGCCGCAGAGCAGGGGCGCAGTCTGCAGGAAGTAAAAGCTGCGGCGGAACAGGCGGCGGCCAACGTCCGCAGCATCGGCTTTGCCTTAACCTCCTCTACCGTCCCGGCCAAGGGGACACCAACCTTTGAACTCCCAGCAGATGAGCTGGAGTATGGTGTCGGTATTCACGGAGAGCCGGGCATCCGGCGGGAGAAGCTGGTCTCTGCCGATACGCTGGCCCAGCGGATGGTAGAGGCGCTGCTGGCTGACCTCGGCATTGTGGACGGCCAGCCGTCCGAAATCGCCCTGATGGTCAACGGCTTCGGCGGAACGCCGCTGCAGGAGCTATACCTGCTGAACAACTCCGTTAACCGCGAGCTGGCGAAGCGGCCGGGGATTAAGCTGTGCAGAACCTTTGTCGGCAATTATATGACCAGCATTGATATGGCCGGGGCATCCCTGACTGTATTGAAGCTGGATGAAGAGCTGAAGGGACTGTTGTATCAGGAGAGCGATACCCCGGCGTTCAAGGTTGCTGCAGGGGCAGCCGAGAGTGCGGAGTTTGTTGAGGTCATTGATGAAGCCAAGGCAACGGATGCTCCGGTTTCGCATGCAGTTCAGACGCCGGAAGCTTATGCCGTCATTCAAGGCAACCGTTTCTCACTGGATAATATGGTCTACCTGATCGACAAGATGAGTGAGATTGTTATCGAGAATGAGGTTCCTTTCTGCGAGCTGGATTCCCAGGCTGGTGACGGTGATTTCGGCATGAGTATAGCCAAGGGCTTCCGGCAGCTGAAGCGTGAATTGCCGCATATTCTGGAGGAGGGCAAGACCGATATCGGCAGCTTCCTGGATGCCTGCTCACTGGTTATTATGGAGTACTGCGGCGGGGCTTCCGGGCCGATCTGGGGCTCGGCGTTCCGTTCAGCGGCCAAGGCGGTGGGGGATAAGACGGAGCTTAGCCAGGCCGATTTCGCCGTGATGCTGCAGGCTGCCGTGCAGGGTATTCAATCCACCGGGGAACGCTCCTTCGGCCGGGGGGCCGTTGTCGGCGACAAGACGCTGATTGATGCGCTTGCACCTTGTGCGGATGCCTGGGAGCAAAGCGCGCAGGAGGGCGTGGATTTCCACACCGCGCTGGCCAGAGGCGCAGCGGCAGCGGTGGAAGGCGCGAAGCAAACCGAAACGATCGTAGCCCGCATGGGCCGCGCCGGCGCAGTCGGTGAGCGCAGCCTGGGCTACCCGGATGCGGGCGCTTACGCGCTGGGCGTGATTTTCACGCAGCTTGCCGAGCATATGAAGGGTGCGGAGTAG
- the uxuA gene encoding mannonate dehydratase: MEMTFRWYGEEDPVKLEYIAQIPGMKGIVTAIYDVPVGEVWPMEKITALKERVESVGLKISVIESVPVHEDIKLGLPTRDRYIANYNQTIRNLGQAGIPVICYNFMPVFDWTRSDLNFELPDGSTTLIYEQSIVEKMDPKLGELSLPGWDTSYGEGGLGQVLEQYEQVDEEKLWEHLGYFIAGILPVAVESKVKMAIHPDDPPWSIFGLPRIITNKNNLERFLNLYDSPYHGLTLCSGSLGCDPNNDFVDMVNYFGGVKDRVHFAHLRNVKITGEKSFWESGHLSEWGSLDFYEIVKAYLDYGFDGPFRSDHGRMIWGETGRAGYGLYDRALGAVYINGLSEAIRKSSQA; the protein is encoded by the coding sequence ATGGAAATGACATTCCGCTGGTATGGCGAAGAAGATCCGGTGAAGCTGGAGTATATTGCCCAGATTCCGGGGATGAAGGGTATTGTTACGGCAATCTATGATGTGCCGGTAGGCGAAGTCTGGCCGATGGAGAAGATTACCGCGCTGAAGGAACGTGTTGAAAGCGTTGGACTGAAGATCTCCGTTATTGAGAGCGTTCCCGTACATGAGGACATTAAGCTGGGGCTGCCCACCCGTGACCGTTATATCGCCAATTACAATCAGACGATCCGCAATCTGGGGCAGGCGGGAATTCCGGTAATCTGCTATAACTTTATGCCTGTGTTTGACTGGACGCGCTCCGACCTTAATTTTGAACTGCCGGACGGATCGACTACGTTGATCTATGAGCAGAGCATCGTCGAGAAGATGGACCCCAAGCTGGGCGAATTATCCTTGCCGGGCTGGGACACCTCCTACGGGGAAGGCGGTCTGGGCCAGGTGCTGGAGCAATACGAGCAGGTAGATGAAGAGAAGCTGTGGGAGCATCTCGGTTACTTCATCGCAGGCATCCTGCCGGTTGCGGTGGAGAGCAAGGTGAAGATGGCGATCCACCCGGATGATCCACCTTGGTCTATTTTTGGCTTACCGCGGATTATCACGAATAAAAACAATCTGGAGCGTTTCCTGAACTTATACGATTCTCCTTACCACGGTCTGACTCTGTGCTCCGGCTCGCTGGGCTGTGATCCGAATAACGATTTCGTGGACATGGTCAACTATTTCGGCGGAGTGAAGGACCGGGTGCATTTCGCACATCTGCGCAATGTGAAGATTACCGGAGAGAAATCGTTCTGGGAATCCGGCCACCTGTCCGAGTGGGGTTCTCTGGATTTCTACGAGATTGTAAAAGCTTATCTGGACTACGGCTTCGACGGACCTTTCCGTTCCGACCATGGCCGGATGATTTGGGGCGAGACGGGCAGAGCGGGCTACGGTTTGTATGACCGTGCACTGGGTGCCGTTTATATTAATGGCTTAAGCGAAGCCATTCGTAAATCTTCACAAGCATAG
- the uxaC gene encoding glucuronate isomerase: MTTFIHEDFLLQNETARKLYHDYAEAQPIIDYHCHLDPKAIAENHRFSNISELWLSGDHYKWRAMRMYGVEERYITGDASAEEKFKKWSEVLPYTLGNPLLHWSALELKAYFGVEDLLTSDNWEEIYKRCNEVIAQPDFTVQELITRSNVKWICTTDDPVDDLRYHKQLAEQQTFTTKVTPTFRPDKALQIGAPAFGEYLTLLENAAGYAIDSYALMKQAMLERMDYFHQAGCMISDHGFSTLPYAEASLSELEAIFTKRLEGASLSGLECDQYITALFLAMGRKYAELGWAMQLHIGAIRNPNSRMFRELGADSGYDTIGDGNYADNLYRLLDALDVSNQLPKTILYNLNAVHNDVLATMAGSFQQSGVRAKVQFGSGWWYNDQKDGMLKQLTSLSSLGQLGCFVGMLTDSRSFLSYTRHEYFRRILCNLLGGWAESGEVPKDIPFLGRIVEDICFNNANNYFGLDQRV, encoded by the coding sequence ATGACTACATTCATACATGAGGATTTTCTGCTGCAGAACGAGACGGCCAGGAAGCTGTACCATGATTATGCCGAGGCGCAGCCCATCATTGACTATCACTGCCATCTGGACCCCAAGGCAATTGCCGAGAACCACCGCTTCAGCAATATCAGTGAGCTGTGGCTGAGCGGGGACCATTACAAGTGGCGTGCGATGAGAATGTATGGGGTAGAGGAGCGATACATCACCGGAGACGCCTCCGCTGAAGAGAAGTTCAAGAAGTGGAGTGAGGTACTGCCTTACACACTGGGCAATCCGCTGTTACACTGGTCGGCACTTGAGCTGAAAGCCTATTTCGGGGTGGAAGACCTGCTGACCTCAGATAATTGGGAAGAGATTTATAAGCGCTGCAATGAGGTGATCGCCCAGCCGGATTTCACCGTCCAGGAGCTAATTACCCGTTCCAATGTGAAATGGATCTGCACCACCGACGATCCGGTAGACGATCTGCGTTACCACAAGCAGCTGGCAGAGCAGCAGACCTTCACAACAAAAGTGACGCCCACCTTCCGGCCGGATAAAGCGCTCCAGATCGGGGCACCTGCCTTCGGAGAATATTTGACCTTGCTGGAGAATGCCGCAGGCTATGCGATTGATTCCTATGCCTTGATGAAGCAGGCTATGCTGGAGCGGATGGACTATTTCCACCAGGCAGGCTGCATGATCTCGGATCACGGGTTCTCGACCCTGCCCTATGCTGAGGCTTCCCTATCCGAGCTGGAAGCGATCTTCACCAAACGGCTGGAAGGGGCAAGCCTGAGCGGACTGGAATGTGACCAATATATCACTGCCCTGTTCCTGGCGATGGGCCGCAAATATGCCGAGCTGGGCTGGGCCATGCAGCTGCATATCGGGGCCATCCGCAACCCGAACTCGCGGATGTTCCGCGAGCTTGGAGCGGACAGCGGCTACGATACGATTGGAGACGGCAATTATGCCGACAATCTGTACCGGCTGTTGGATGCGCTAGACGTGAGCAACCAGCTGCCGAAGACGATCCTATACAACCTGAACGCTGTGCACAATGATGTGCTGGCGACGATGGCCGGTTCTTTTCAGCAGAGCGGGGTACGCGCCAAGGTTCAATTCGGCTCCGGCTGGTGGTACAACGACCAGAAGGATGGCATGCTGAAGCAACTGACCTCCTTGTCCAGCCTCGGGCAACTGGGCTGCTTCGTCGGCATGCTGACGGATTCACGCTCCTTCCTGTCCTATACACGCCATGAGTATTTCCGGCGGATCCTCTGCAATCTGCTCGGCGGGTGGGCCGAGAGCGGAGAGGTACCCAAGGATATCCCATTCCTGGGACGGATCGTGGAGGATATTTGCTTCAACAACGCCAACAATTACTTCGGACTGGATCAGCGGGTCTGA
- a CDS encoding SDR family oxidoreductase: MTTLPFTIDLSGKVAVVTGGAGVLCSQFVDALAACGAKVAILDRNLDTAEAKAHEVKQAGGIALGVQADVLDKASLKLAHERIAAELGLCDILINGAGGNHPLGTTTKEYLFADDLKEKLEDTITFFDLDAEGVQFVFNLNFLGTLLPSQEFASDMINRKGATIINISSMNAYTPLTKIPAYSGAKAAVSNFTQWLAVHMSKVGIRVNAIAPGFFVTAQNEKLLKNPDGSFTERSEKILRNTPMDRFGEAKELVGTLLYLVSEDASSFVNGVIIPVDGAFSAYSGV; the protein is encoded by the coding sequence ATGACAACCTTACCTTTTACAATTGATCTAAGCGGCAAAGTAGCCGTTGTAACCGGTGGCGCGGGTGTGCTGTGCTCGCAATTCGTCGATGCGCTGGCAGCCTGCGGAGCGAAGGTGGCGATCCTTGACCGCAACCTGGATACTGCTGAAGCGAAGGCGCATGAGGTTAAGCAGGCCGGCGGCATCGCCCTTGGCGTGCAGGCCGATGTGCTGGACAAGGCCAGTCTGAAGCTTGCCCATGAACGGATTGCTGCAGAACTGGGCCTCTGCGATATTCTGATCAACGGGGCGGGAGGCAATCATCCGCTGGGCACCACAACCAAGGAATATCTGTTTGCCGATGACCTGAAGGAGAAGCTGGAGGATACCATCACCTTCTTCGATCTCGATGCAGAGGGCGTCCAGTTTGTGTTCAACCTTAATTTTCTCGGCACACTGCTGCCTTCACAGGAATTCGCCTCTGATATGATTAACCGCAAGGGCGCTACGATCATTAATATATCCTCGATGAACGCCTACACGCCGTTGACCAAAATACCGGCATACAGCGGCGCCAAAGCGGCAGTGAGCAATTTCACCCAATGGCTGGCGGTGCATATGTCGAAGGTGGGCATCCGCGTCAATGCGATTGCCCCGGGCTTCTTCGTGACGGCGCAGAATGAGAAGCTGCTCAAGAATCCGGACGGCAGCTTCACCGAACGCTCCGAGAAGATTCTGCGCAATACGCCGATGGACCGCTTTGGCGAAGCGAAGGAACTGGTCGGCACGCTGCTATACCTGGTCAGCGAGGACGCCTCCAGCTTCGTTAATGGTGTCATTATTCCGGTGGACGGCGCCTTCTCGGCCTATTCGGGTGTATGA
- a CDS encoding GntR family transcriptional regulator: MMKVSPKQPGENSKDYSYRVIKQNIMSLTLAPGQVISEIDLAEALQISRTPVREVIAKLKEEHLIDVIPQVGTYVSKITGQLIEEAAFMRLTLEQEILLRSSRSFPAEVLPELRRNVAQQELLLEQQGRELDFHQLDTEFHQLIFRGNRRENVWTAITRLSTHYNRMRLLSEMEHNFGEAVSQHREMLRIIELHLTEQVEPAVRQHIIEPMKDWEQLYQPGSRYAAYFDVGSPIGLA, translated from the coding sequence ATGATGAAGGTATCCCCCAAGCAGCCCGGTGAGAACAGCAAGGATTACTCCTACCGTGTGATTAAGCAGAATATTATGTCGCTTACCCTGGCGCCAGGGCAGGTAATCAGCGAGATTGACTTGGCTGAAGCACTGCAGATTTCGAGAACTCCTGTCCGGGAGGTAATCGCGAAGCTGAAGGAAGAACATCTGATTGATGTGATCCCCCAAGTTGGAACCTATGTCTCCAAAATCACTGGTCAGCTCATTGAAGAGGCTGCGTTCATGCGGCTTACGCTGGAGCAGGAAATTCTGCTCCGCTCGTCCCGCTCTTTCCCGGCGGAGGTCCTGCCGGAGCTGAGAAGAAATGTTGCCCAGCAGGAGCTGCTGCTGGAGCAGCAGGGCAGAGAGCTGGATTTCCACCAGCTGGACACGGAATTCCATCAGCTGATCTTCCGCGGCAACCGCAGAGAGAATGTCTGGACAGCCATTACACGGCTAAGCACCCATTACAACCGGATGCGGCTGCTCTCCGAGATGGAGCACAACTTCGGCGAAGCGGTCTCCCAGCACCGCGAGATGCTGCGCATCATCGAGCTGCATCTGACAGAGCAGGTCGAACCGGCAGTGAGGCAGCATATTATTGAGCCGATGAAGGATTGGGAGCAGCTGTATCAGCCTGGAAGCAGATATGCGGCTTATTTCGATGTTGGCTCGCCCATCGGATTGGCGTAA
- a CDS encoding amidase, with protein MLLTRSSLTETRQALDGAESSNRLQQFYTEYWQRMERLEPDICAFVAETDARQRIEQETRRLLGKYANFEPKPALYGIPVGIKDLMHVQGLPTRAGSLLPSEGLAGPEGSLVKRLRELGAVIAGKTVTEEFAYAGPMPTRNPYHRDHTPGGSSAGSAAAVAAGLCPLAVGTQTLRSVTAPASFCGVVGYKPSYGRIPLDGVIRLSPSFDTAGLFTQDIPGMEYAAAQLIPDWTTLVQPNRRPVLGIPSGIYMEFMSDEVRLVFEQQIAGLKQQGYAIRQVDMPWEDAWLAGDTMLRLVEGEMARVHADWFERYRDDYRTPVKEAILRGRLISDSELEQYRQEQTCLRQGLQDTMNQMGVDLWVSPAQGGTAPKFGERTGWPGMTAVWTLAGCPTLSIPAASINGLPLGFQCIGGYGQDELLLAWSRQIAVLLQEMSV; from the coding sequence TTGCTGCTCACCCGATCCTCTTTAACCGAAACCCGGCAAGCCCTTGATGGGGCTGAGTCTTCCAACCGGCTTCAGCAATTCTACACCGAATATTGGCAACGGATGGAGCGGCTTGAACCTGACATTTGTGCATTTGTTGCTGAGACGGATGCCCGTCAGCGAATAGAGCAGGAAACGAGACGGCTACTAGGCAAGTATGCCAACTTTGAGCCGAAACCAGCTCTCTATGGTATTCCTGTCGGCATCAAGGATCTGATGCATGTGCAGGGTTTACCCACGAGAGCAGGTTCCCTTCTACCGTCCGAGGGTTTAGCTGGGCCTGAAGGTTCCTTGGTGAAACGTCTGCGGGAATTAGGCGCGGTCATTGCCGGCAAAACAGTAACCGAAGAATTTGCTTATGCCGGACCCATGCCGACCCGCAATCCGTATCACCGGGATCATACGCCGGGAGGGTCAAGCGCAGGGTCTGCTGCAGCGGTGGCTGCCGGTCTTTGTCCACTGGCTGTAGGTACGCAGACTTTGCGATCGGTTACCGCACCGGCTTCCTTTTGTGGTGTGGTGGGGTACAAGCCCAGTTATGGCCGGATTCCGCTCGATGGAGTGATCCGGCTGTCGCCGTCGTTTGATACGGCCGGATTGTTTACTCAGGATATCCCTGGGATGGAATATGCGGCAGCTCAGCTTATCCCTGATTGGACGACGCTGGTTCAGCCGAACCGCAGGCCTGTGCTTGGCATTCCAAGCGGCATTTACATGGAGTTTATGAGCGATGAGGTGAGGCTTGTTTTTGAGCAGCAGATTGCAGGTCTTAAGCAGCAGGGGTATGCCATCCGGCAGGTGGATATGCCTTGGGAGGATGCTTGGCTGGCGGGGGATACCATGCTGCGGCTGGTTGAAGGCGAGATGGCGCGGGTGCATGCCGATTGGTTCGAGCGCTATCGGGATGACTACAGGACTCCGGTAAAAGAGGCCATTCTCAGAGGCAGGCTCATAAGTGACAGCGAGCTGGAGCAATATCGCCAGGAGCAGACCTGCTTGCGGCAGGGTCTGCAGGATACGATGAACCAGATGGGAGTGGACCTCTGGGTTTCACCCGCCCAGGGCGGAACCGCGCCCAAGTTCGGAGAACGGACGGGCTGGCCGGGAATGACGGCGGTCTGGACCTTAGCAGGTTGTCCGACGCTCAGTATTCCGGCAGCATCCATTAACGGTTTGCCGCTTGGCTTTCAATGTATTGGAGGCTACGGCCAAGATGAATTGCTGCTGGCCTGGTCAAGGCAGATCGCTGTGCTGCTGCAGGAAATGTCTGTCTGA